gtCTTAGTAAGGATATATAATACAATAAAATGGATCCCAAGCTGGTGATTCATACTTCTCATTTAGACTTATATGGATGTACATAAAGTGTTCTCCATCAAACAGGAGAATCATACTAGCTAGGATCCTAGCTATGTTGTATTACTATGTTCCATTACTATATATAGGGTTTTTGAGCTGGGTATGTAGtagtaaatctctctctctctctctctctctctctctctctctctctctctctctctctctctctctctctctctctgtgtgtgtgtgtgtgtgtgtgagggtTGGTGGAAATTTAGATGTAAGGAGAGACAAGTAAAaggaataaaaagagaaaggaagggtaagggtaaggggataaggagagagaagaaaaaggttcGTTTTAGTTGTGAATGGGAGGGTGTGTTTTGGGTGGAGAGTAGTCCATGATGAGTGAAGAATGCTCCTCGTGTTTCTCATTAGGCACACGACATGAAACCGATACAAGAGACTCAATTTGAACACCACCTGatatttttcctcttctttcttccactCCCTTAGGAAGAGCCTTTGTATCCTTTAGCTTTTGAATTTTTGCACCAGAGAGCCCTTGTCTACGCTCTTGGACTTCCTCAAACATGGCAAGCTTCACCTTCACTGGAACTAAGGTTTCAACTATAGCCTTCTCCAAATCCTGTACCCAGCCAATATATGTCAAAACACATTTattaagggagagagagaatacaaTAACATTCTCAAAACACCAAAACTCCAACAAAACTAGAGAGCattccaccttcgacattgctaTCAACAGAGTGCACTATAACACCGCCTAAAGAAAGCGGTATCTAAGTCTACAATAGGCATCTACATTAACATCTGAATGTTAATCACTAATAAATTTTGTGAAAATATGCTAAAAGATAAAGAGAATAATCAAAGAAATTAACAACCATTCTGCACCAACCTGACCATGAAGGTGGACTTGTCTGCTGGATTTCTTCTCTATGATACCGAGTCGGCGAGCATTGCATGGGTAAACAGTGAGGCatagaaggaaaaggagaagggaaGACATGGCTGACATGATGGAATAATTTGCAGGTAACTTCGAAGTTTATGTGTtttgttgtgacttgtgagtttTAGGGGAGGGGGAATTGAAGTGGTATTTGTaatacaagaaggaaagaacagCATTAAATGCACAGGTTTTGTAGGTCATAGAAGAGAACATGCAGGTCTGGGCTCTGTAGGTAATGAGACgtgaagagaaaggaaaatggAGATATGGGTGTCCTTCCTtgtctcctctcctctcccacCCTTTCTTCTCTCAGTTTTGATTAGTTGATTGGGACCCATACATAGATAATAGACCCCACAACTGAGAAAATAGAAGACCCATTCAGAGTCTCTCTAtggataaagagaaaaaaaaaatatatatatatatatatatatagaaaaaaagagaagaattttcTCTCCTAAACCATTTGGTCCCCAAACAATAAACTGACAACCTCTATAAAAGGAGTTGAAAGTCTTACAATTTAACTAGAGCCTTCATTTGTCTCCATCGAGGAACTTTCATTCCTTTGTCTTTGTCACTTTGTGTAAGATCTTTACTACCGCATGACTTTTGTTTCCTTGCAAAACCTACTCCATTTTTTATATCTCTATGGGAAGTGAAAGTTAATTAAAAAGTTAATGTAATATTTTCAATTAGGTGGATTAGCATAGTCgaaaatttgttttcaaaagTCAATTTAATGGTGTTGATtatagatggagtaagcagaaaggaTCCAATAATGATAAGTGATCCCTATGGAGATATTAGATTTTATTAGCAcacttaatggtatgaaatatatattactatgtgtggatcTAAAGTATTGTTTCCTTTATAGAAAGGAAATCTTAATTTCCTTACGGGATTGGTCCCTAGCCTCACCCtcatatatagttatcactaacccattaagtgaggctaatgacctaaagcaaaaaaggaaagagggtagaccaaacCAACATTAATCGTGTTGTACAAGAAGCATACGAGAAAAGATTGAGGAGTATGTCTTTGTAGTATTTATCATGCATGCTCATCGATCTCTCTGAATCGTTTCCACATTTATTATCTATCAGTTATTGCAAGTAAAAACCTTCTTGGGTTGATAGAAACAATATGcatgttgatatatatatatatatatatattgatattgttTTTCTTAATAGTTTGAAATTTTAGGTGAAACGATAATGAAAATGATATCAAAGCAAAGAGGTCAAGTGTTGCAAAGAAAATGTCACGTTATCTCCACGTGTAAGGACATGGGAACCTGTCGTGCACATGTTGGGGAAATATTGATGTATGCATTGATTTTGTCCTTCCTAATAATACGACCTTTTAGGTGAAACGATATCAAAAATACCAATTGATGAAAAAGGATGTAATTCACCTTGCGACCTTTTTCTCATAGTAAGAACTGAAAAAAACCTCAAAACACACCAGATTAGCTGAAAAGGGTTCAATTaagattttcttattttaccACTTTCTTCATTACAGCCACGAAtctaactaaaaaataaagaaaaaaataagaaaatagagaaaatagggTTAGAAagacaaaagataaaatagaataaTAGAATTTATGGAAGAAGTTTGACATCTTGGCTTTACAAAGGTAGCCATTCCTCTCTATCCAACAGAGTAATTTAAGAATTCCAAGTCTTTTCAAGTCTATCCCCACATAACttaatgttagatcaaacaccaagaaacacgaaaaaaataaagagacaatagatccgcacgatacagagatttaacgaggatcacacaccaaggtggtgtgctacgtcctcgggtaaagaataagatgtttcactaagcagaagagagattacacccaagcagtggcgagaaaactcgccctgaaaccccaGCTCGAAAAAATACAataactttctcaacaagcaatagtacattatatatatactccaaatcatgggtcgactcatcgggtcacggtcgatccggtcgaaccataccgggGGACTACGCTTcagcacccccatacgagatcagtgatgggctccgggcttgggcctatcggcccaacccctctgcttccatcacagatctcagaaaacttcccaatcgagtcgccaccaaaatatgtcagagcgaatcaatcttcaaaacgggtcaagaattcgagataaACTTAACACTTAATTGGATATAAAGCTTTCTACCCACAATACCTTATCTATTAACTCCAATTAATCCAACTCACAACTCCACATCTCCTATATATCTTCCTAGGACTCCCATGTAATTGCATCCATGGCCCCATGTATCACGATCAGCACATAACAATAAGCCATTTAATTTCTACGTGACAAAAAACGACAAAAGAGAGATGGAAGCTGGCATGGGAGGATATAAAAACAATTTTCTATTGCATCACTTTATCTATAGACAATGGGTCGAGCAGCATATGACTTGCATCCATGGTTTTAGGATCATTGTTGGTATCAGATCATCATATCAGTTGTGTTGTTGCACGTTTCTGCATGACGCAAATCTGCATAACATAGATTAGAAATTGGTCTTGAGGGAGCTCTGAGAGGAGGTTCCGATGCTAAAGTCAAATCCTAATTTTAACATTCTTATGTAGGGTATTCAATCGGTTCTTAGGCTTACCTTTGGATCTTGCCAAGTGTCCATTATATAGGCAATTTGAACCCTCTCTATTGGCCAAGGGTTTCCTCCTTGCTGACTTAGACCATTGTCTTAATGGAGGGTTCATCCTTTCATGTGGCTGAGCTAGCCTGTCTTATAACGACTAAGTTTTCCTGACGGTTAACTCGACCATGGTGAGATTCTATAACGGCCAACTCAACCATGGTGGGCTCAAAACTTAAATAACCGCCTGTCTCCAGTTAATCACTTTGAATTTGGATCAGGGTCAGTTATGGTTACGAGGAGCCCCACATGAGGCGTATCTCACCCGTGCAAATAGGTCGCTTGGTTGGGAGCCATGGGGGTATTAGTAGTAGAGGTCAGCTCACATTCGTATATCAGTCGTGCTAATACCTTGAGGTCGAAATGTGGATACCCGATCATCGACCACCCGTTGGCCATCGGATATATGGTATATCAAGTTGTATCGTTTTAATATCAACTGAGATCCTAGTATTTGACAGATCTAGGATTGGATATCGGTATCAAGAACAAAggtcaaatcataaaaaaaaaaaatacatattatttataaaagCAAGGATAAACTTGATTGATATGACCAATGCAGATAGATCTAGAATatcgtatcaatatcaataaagttttaagtattggtatcgaatTGCTCGTTTTGAACGATTTGTATCAATTTAACAAGTGTCTGATCTTGATACCTAATCgataccgtatgtgattgaatggTACAAATTAAAggtataaaaaatttataaaaaaaaaatcatttttaaaaataaaatagagatatTTCTATTCCCATTTTAATACCATAACCGTTTTTTAACAAGACTGATGCCCATTCCGATACCGTGCTCTAtaacaatgagagagagagagacaataaCTGTAATAACTGTCATGTGCGGCATTTATTGGCACGGGTTATCGTTACGATTATTCCGCCGACAATGTTCAAAGCGCACTATACGACAGTTGATAATAACTACTGTAACGGTTATAACGACCAACTTTCTCCTATAACCATTGACGTCTGGTATAACCCCCACATCCTAGCCTGTTTTCTACAAACCCTTTAATGGCCGTGACAAAACCGCCGCTAAAACTATTGGTATTACGACAGCGGAGCCCCTTGTTGTTTCCTGGGCCTGGTGGTGATCTCCTTCTGTGTAAAAACTTGAGATCGGTGAAAAGCTTCAGTTGCATTATTTATCATATCCATGTTCCATCCACAAGTTGGAGTCGGTTGGCTTCCTTCCTTTCATTAGAGGGTTGGGGGAGCTTTGAGCTAGGCTGCTGGTACGATGCAGGTGTAGAAGTGAACTGATCCAGCTTTTGTCTTTGAGCCGGTCAATGGAATATAGCTTATAGTTTTGCTTTAGCCAATGAGATGTAGGCTTGCCACCAGGTGGTTGTAAAGAAACTGTATAAAAGACGATTCcttcaaatttcttttttggggcaagAAAACCTACCTCTTGGAGTATGTATACACCAGCGGGTACAGTCAATAGGAGGGCATGTGCGAACATCTTTAAGCCAGTTAATGCAGTCTTTTGGTACCAATTGTGTCTAGACATAAAAACATATCaggaggtagcatt
Above is a window of Macadamia integrifolia cultivar HAES 741 unplaced genomic scaffold, SCU_Mint_v3 scaffold693, whole genome shotgun sequence DNA encoding:
- the LOC122069740 gene encoding uncharacterized protein LOC122069740, with the translated sequence MSAMSSLLLFLLCLTVYPCNARRLGIIEKKSSRQVHLHGQDLEKAIVETLVPVKVKLAMFEEVQERRQGLSGAKIQKLKDTKALPKGVEERRGKISGTQILMPSDVGLRQATKKEGSERRVLSLVGSTVHLSQERVNSKENYIKEDAVFMDYANPRRKPPIHNISP